AAGCATCTTTCCAACTGGAGACTACCTCGTTTTGTTCAATTTTGTCAAACGCCATAGCAATGGCTTTTTTGTAAGAAATCAATTGAATGCCGAGGTGCTTGCCCAGATCATTTGGCCGCACCACCACTTTTACTTTCATACTATCCACCAGGTTACGTGCCAGTGTATACGAAGTGGCAGTTACAAAGTATAACCAATAAGAGGAAAGCCGAGGTGTCATTACAGGCACTACCAGAATGCGCCTTTTTAGTCCTCTAACTTCGCCAAATTGCAGGAGCATCTGTTTATAAGTAAGAATATCCGGCCCCCCAATATCACAACTCTTGCCATATGTAGGGGGCTTGAGAAGCACGCCGGAAAGAAACTCAATCACATTGCGGATAGCAATAGGCTGACAAGGCGTGTTGAGCCAACGGGGTGCAATCATAACAGGCAGCTTTTCTACCAAGTCGCGGATAATTTCAAAGGAAGCACTACCAGAGCCTACAATAATGCCAGCCCGTAGTGTGGTTAATGGCACCTTTCCTGCTGCCAGTATGCGCTCTACATTGTATCGAGAGCGCAAATGTTTAGACAAGTGCTGTTCATTGACAATGCCGCCAAGGTACACAACTTGTTTTGCCTGGGTTTGGCTGATAGCAGCCACAAAGTTGGAAGCGGCATCAGCTTCCATGGTGGTAAAGTCACCGACGGTGGCCGACATGGAGTGAATCAGGTAATAGGCTGCATCAATATCAGCCGGGATATTGGAAAGCGTTTCTTTTTGCAAGAAGTCAACCTCTATTATACTCAGCCTTTCCGCATCCGGACTTTCCCTGTAAAACCGGTGTTTATCTCGTACACAGCATACCACTTCATGTCCGGCCTCCAAGAGTACCGGCAATAATCGTCGTGCTATGTAACCGGTAGCACCGGTGAGTAAGATCTTCATGCGCGTTCCCTTTTGCAGCCGCTTTCCAGGCCAACCGTTTTTAAAGAAACAAATGAAGAAGAGGTTTGGTTGTTAGCAGCGACACGTCTACGTTTTTATTAAAAGCAGATTTGCCTGTTTGTCGTAAAAACTTTCCCATTGGCAACCTTTTTCACAAGTAAAGGAACCACGGCGAGGACCGAGATACAAATGTTGAGTTTACAACTGTCCGCCCCACTATTGCCAAACCGATGTTTCCAGCTGTGTTGTTGTTACGTTAGTTTGTAAATAAATTCCTCTATTTCTGCCTGTCGTGCATTGGCAAAACCTTTGTCTTGACCGATTCTTACAAAGCCACATTTCTCTAACACTCTTTGTGAACCAAAATTGTCAAATGCTACTCGTCCGAAAATGGGTCTGGCCTTTTCAAGAGTTAGAAAGTGTTTAAGCGCTTTTGTTGCCACACCTTTACTCCAAAACTTTTTGTCAATCCAATAGGTAATTTCCGCCTTGCCTTCCATTTCAAACTTCGAGACACTTCCAGCAATACTATTGTCAACTATTATTGTCTGCATATTTATAGTCGGGTCATTCACCAACTTTGTATACTTGATTAAATAGGCTGCTTTGTCTGTCGGGTCTTTTGCCGTGAAAGCGGCTAAATAGTTAGCTTCTTTGTCAAGCTGAAAAATAAAGAAGGTATCTAAATCAGCAACTTCAGTCTTTCGCAATATGATTTCACTATCGGTTATCATTGCTTTACATTTTTCTATTTGTATCAATTCGGCCCCTGCCGTTTCTCCGACCACCGCCATGCCCCTTGCCACGCGCACAAGGCCACACAAAGGAGACAGGGCGAGGACTAAAAACTAATTGATAATTTCTCCTTTGATATTCGCCAGCTTTTCTTGCCATTGTTGCCGCTCCTCGGGTGTTAGTCTCACCCAATCTGTGACTTCGCCAACGATTTTCAACGGCGCCTGGCTGCGGTAGGAGCGTGTTGGATTGCCCGGAAACTTTTTGTCGGTAACGTTTGGATCATTTTCAAAGCTTCCCGTGGGTTCAACGATATAAACACGTTCGCGGCCATCCCCTTTGGCTAAGGCGGCAGCAAGTCCCGCCCCGTTAACCAAGGCGGTAAAATAAATGTGATTCATGGTGACGTCGGGTTTGTAATTCGATAGGAACCCTGCTGTCAACAAATCGCCCACCTGCAGGTCCGCTTTTGTCCCGTGATAAAAAGGACCGCTGTCTAAAATGGTAGTCCCTGCAACTTCCATATTTTTATTTTCCATCCTTACGTGCAGTGTTTTTAGTGTCGGAGTACTCACGCTTTCTGGAGCTTTTGAACTGAAGAATACCCCGAATAGGTAAGGTAAACTTAATGAAATTCTTCGGTCCACGCCTGCAGCACATAAGCCAGGCGGTAAAACTCGACGGAGAAGAAAATGGCTGTTGCCTAAGCTTCCGTTGTTGGTCAAAAGACACAACAACGGCCGCCGCACACCGAAGACCAACAAAGGCAGTAACCTTGTTCGTTTGTTGATTAGTGATTTACAGTTGAAAGATAGTACATAGCCTGTGTTGCAGCAATACTTATGTTATAGGCTGTTCTGCCTTAGTTCTGAAACAACCTTCTATGCCAAAACAAGTTTCCTGTGTAATATTCTGCAAGCAGTTGATTTACGAACTTTCGATTGTAGAAGTTACTAACATTAGCAACTAAGGCAGCAACAGTCATATCCCCGCCTATACAACCAAACATTACAGGCACTTGAGTACTATCCTTTAGAAAATTTTTTTCAACGTCCGTCATGCCTTTATGTCGATTATGCACCAAAGCCGCATAGGCGTACGCCCGTAAACAAGCACTGGTATCTTTTGTTAGTTTCAGCCACTGCTCATTATCCAGAGTGTTCAGCAAGAAGAGAAAGCCTTGAAACTGCATAGATTGCTGACCCGCAAAGCCGATAGCGTAGGAGTTCACTTCTCGTAGTTGCCTCATTTTGGTTTTGACATATTCTACAGAATCCGCTTGGCTTTTAAGCTGGGCACTATTTTGTGCGATGGATGAATGGCCGCAACAAAGTAAGAGGATGACTATGAATAATTTCACTTTCATTAAATGAAGATCTGTGATATTGCCTATAACAAGTAAATCCTATGTAATAGGGATAGCTGGTTGCTGATAAAGATACGTTGGTTTTCAAAGTGTAGTATAAGCGGTAAGTTGGTAGGGCCGCCGCCGCTGTATTCTAAAGCACAATAGGGGCCCTGCCAGCTGACTAAATCCTTTAATCCGTTTCCCTTTTGATTACTAAAAAAAGCCTTACGCCAGCTGCGCGGTCGGGTTGTCTTTTTTCACCTTATTACCTTTGTCTTGGCATCCTATCAGCAGTCGGAGTCCTTGTGTCCGCTGCAAGCATTTATTATAGGCAAAGGAAGTGGCGCTGTATGCTATACGACAGCAGTCTTCGGCCTATACTAAGCACAGGGAGCTATACTAAGCACAGGGAGCTGCATAGCGTGTTTTACAGTCGCCACTTTTTATTTTTAAATGCCTTTTCTGCATTGTGTTAAAAGATCAGAACGGTAATAAGATACAGGCCTCTGTTAGGCCAGGGCTTTTACTTTTTCCAATTGGTAGGGTTCTCCTGTTTTGATCACATGGTACATCCGGCTGAGGGTCTTGGCAGCCAGCTTGACGATCAGCTTTTTATGATCACCACCTTTGCGCTCCTGGTAGTACTGCATTAAGACCGGATCTTTTTTGCATGCCACCCAGGCCGCCTCTACCAAATAGCTTCTCAACAGGGCTTTACTACGCCGGGTTAGTCCCTTGGTATAGGTGCGTCCACCGGAGCTGTGTACGGCAGGTACTAACCCCACATAGGCACTTAAGCGGTCGATGCCTTTAAAGCGGCGGATGTCGCCCACTTCAGCCAAGACCCCGATGGCGGTTAGGGGGCCCACACCCGGTAGCGAGCGCAACAGGTAATAATCCTGGCGGTGGTTTTTGCGGGTATAGATGCGCAACTCCTTGGAGACCTGTAGGAACTGGGTTTTCAAAAATTCCAGTTCTGCTAATCGGCTGTGCATGGCTGTGGTAGCTGGTGTGTAAGACCAATGCTGCTGCCCCAGCCACTGGAGCATCTCTTTACTCCAGGTGATGGTGTCGTATTTTTTAGGCAGTACAATGCCATAGTACAAGAGCATGCTTTTAATGCTGCACTTAATACGCCGGATATTTTTAACCAGGTCATTACGCCGGCGAAAAAGGCTACGGAACTGTTCTTGTTCGTGCGATGGAATATAAATGCCGGTGAGTCGTCCCGCCGCCAGTTCCTGGGCCAGGTGGGTGCTGTCAATCTTATCGGTTTTACAAACGGCAAGTTTATGGCCACGGGCAATATCACCGGGGTTGACCACCAGCACCTGCCAACCCGCAGCCGTCAGGGAGTGGTAGATGTGGTAGCCGCAGCAGCAGCTCTCATAACAGCACTGTACCTGGTGATGGGGAAAATGCTTTTGAATATAGTTCACTAAGATGGCTGCATTGGCTTCCATAGTGAAGCGTTTGACAACAAGGTGTTCTTCCTGGATAGTAACCGCCCACGTTTTTTTGTGGACATCTAAACCAATAAAAAGCTGTTGCATAACTTACCTCCTTTAGTGTTTAGGACCGGTAAGCTATCCTATTTACATGAATGCTATACGCAACAACACTACCTTAAAAGCAGATATGCCTTTCTTGCCTAACACAAAGAAGATATATTCATTTCAATTGCTTTTTTGTGTTTTTTATTTCACCTAACCTCTGCTGTTATGCGATTTCAAAAACACAGAAAACGCAATCAGTTTACCACCAATCTAGTGAATAAATAAATACAGCTACGCTGCTGCTGGCCAATATTAGCATAGATCAGGTTTGATATGAAATCATGAAGCCCTACCAACCGTTGATCATTTTACCGCTTCCCTTTTTGCACATTCTAGTTTATCTTAATCGCCGTCAACTGCAAAACAAATTCTTGCATTGGCACTTCACGTTCTTTCACTAAACACAAGGCTTATGAACAAAATGTCGCATCGACCTTTTCGTAAAATGCTGCTACTGGCATTGGCAGCCCTGCCCACACTGGGATGGGGACAAACACCTGCATCTACATCCAGCATGCAGGTGCCGGTTACTTATTACAAACTGCCTAATGGATTAAAAGTGGTACTGTCGCCCGATAAGACAGCGCCCACCATTGCCGTAGGTGTATATTACAACATTGGCTTTCGCATTGAGCCCAAGAACCGCACGGGTTTTGCCCACCTCTTTGAACATATGATGTTCCAGGGTTCAGAGAACTTAGGCAAGATGGAGTTCATTCAACTGGTACAGAAAAACGGTGGCATCCTAAACGGTTCTACGCGCTTTGATTTTACCAATTATTTTGAAGTGATGCCCGCGCACAAACTGGAAACGGCCCTTTGGGCTGAAGCAGATCGCATGCGTGGCTTGAAGATCACCCAGGAAAACCTCACCAACCAACAAGGTGTGGTAAAGAATGAAGTAAAGGTAAACGTGCTCAACCAGCCCTATGGTGGCTTCCCCTGGCTAGACATGCCGCAATACGCCAACAAGAACTGGTATAATGCCCACAACTTCTATGGCGATCTGAAAGACCTGGACTCCGCTAAGCTGGGAGATGTAGATGCCTTCTTCAAAACCTTCTATGCACCGAATAATGCGGTACTGGTGGTATCGGGCGATTTTGAAGTGCCTGCTGCCCGCCAGATGGTGGATAAGTACTTCAGCAAGATCGCTTCTTCTCAATTACCACCACCACCAGACCTGACAGAGCCCAAGCAAACGGCCGAACAACGCTTTGTAAAAGAAGACAAGCTGGCCAAAAAGCCCGCTATTGCGGTGGCTTATAAAATGCCAGCCCGCAATACACCCGAGTACTTTGCTATGGGAATTATTGACCAGATTTTGGTACAAGGCCAGGATAGCCGTCTTTACCAGCAACTGGTACAAACCAAGGGTTACACAAATAGTGTAAGCGGAGGAATCAACTTTGCCCTGGGCAATATGTACGATTACAACGGGCCCATGCTATGGATGTCTAACCTGATTTATGATTCTACGTTAGCGCCCGACTCCATCATAGCCGAATACGATAAGGCCATTGCCAACCTGGCCAATGTTACCAACGAAGACCTGCAGATGGCGCTTGTGAAAATCCGTTCTGGCTTGTATGATGCTATGGGTGGCAATTTTGGTATTGGTAAGGTTAACCTGCTGGCTTGCTTCGCCCTGTTTGATAATGATCCTAATCGCATCAACAACCTGGAGAATGAGTTCAAGAAGGTAACGCCCGAGCTTATACGTCGCACGGTTCAAAACTACCTGACACCTACCAACCGAACCATTTTGATTATTGACCCTAAAGCACCCAAAGCATGAGAAAAAACATCATCTATATCATAACGGCTTTTTGTATAGCTATCGCTCAACCGGCAATAGCTCAAAAGCAAACACCGCCGGCAGGTGGCAAGGCCAAGGACTTTAAGCTGCCCGCCAAAAAGACCCAGTCGTATGCCAATGGCCTAAAGAGCACTACGATCCCTTATGGCATTATTCCCAAGGCCACTATTAGCCTGATCATCAAAACCGGCAATGTGCATGAAGGGCCTAACCAGGTATGGCTGGCCGATCTGACTGGCCGTATGCTGCGCGAGGGCACTGCCAATGCCGACTTTGCAGCCTTGTCTAAAAAAGTAGCCATGATGGGCGGTAGTCTTAACGTTAGTGTTGGGCCTACTCAAACCACTATTTCCGGGTCGGTGCTATCGGAATACGCCCCAGAGTTTATCCGCCTCATTTCAGGCCTGGTACAGCAACCCGCCTTCCCGGCTTCTGAAATCGAACGCCTGAAGGGCAACATGAAGCGTCAGCTAGTGACACAAAAAGCCTCTCCACAATCACAGGCCCAGGAGCAGTTTATGCAGGCCATTTACAAAGACCATCCTTACGGCCGCATCTATCCTACAGAAGAAATGATCAACAGCTATACGGTAGACATGGTGAAGGATTTTTATGAAAAGAATTTTGGCGCCAGGCGTTCGGTGATCTACGTAGCCGGTAAGTTTGATGAAAGTGCTGTAGCATCAGCCATCAACAGCTCCTTATCAAAATGGAAGGAAGGGCCGGAAGTAAGCTATCCACCTGTAAATCTGTCGCCGGTAGTGGACACGTTGTTGGTAGACCGCAAGGGCGCACCGCAAACCACCCTTATGGTGGGTATGCCGGTTATAACACCTACCAATAAAGACTATGTACCACTGTTAGTGACCAACTCCTTGTTAGGCGGCTCGTTTGGATCACGCATTACATCCAACATTCGCGAGAATAAGGGTTACACCTATTCGCCTTTCAGCACTATTCAGAACCGTAAAGGCAGCGCCCTGTGGTTTGAGCAGGCCGATATTACCAGTGAGCACACGGTAGATGCGCTAAATGAAATAGAAAAGGAGATCAAGCGCCTGCAAATGGAAGCACCCACCAAGGAAGAGTTAGCAGGTATTCAAAACTATGAAGCGGGCATTTTTGTACTACAAAACTCTACGCCCAACGGTATCATTGGTCAGCTAAACTTCCTGGACTTGTATGGCCTGGATGACAGTTACCTGAACAACCTGGTGAAGAACATTTATGCGGTTACACCCGAGAAGGTATCAGAAACCGCTAAGAAATATGTTCAGTACGATAAAATGACCAAGGTGATGATTGGTGATAAAGAAGCTGTTCAGCAGCAAATTGAAAAGCAAAAGGCGATGAAGAAGACGTTTTAAGGGTAGAGATCATGAAACGTCAAACGTGAGACGTGAAAGGAAGGCTGCAAGCTACAAGCTGCACGCTTCAAGCCAACAGCCAACTTCTTTTTAAAAGAAAAGCACTCCTTAGGCGGAGTGCTTTTCTTTTATAGACAGTTTTTCTTGGCGTCTACTAACCTTAGCGCCTTTGCGTGAAACCTACCTTGTGAACTTATCAACTTGTTAACCTGTCAACAATCATCAGCTAATTCTTTTTTCATTGGCAACCTTTCCTCCTTCCCACATCTGCTTGGCATGAGTTTTCATGAGGTTGAGCTAATACAATCAACAGCTATGAAGAAGATGCTACTCCTTTGCTGCCTGCTTTACGCCGGGCTTCTAATGGCCCAGGATACCACTGTAAGAGACCTTAGAAAGCAGACGGAACGAACTATTAAAAAAGACTCTGCAGATACCACCAATTGGGTTTGGAAAACAGGTGGTCTTTATACATTGACTGTCTCACAAGGTTCCTTGAGCAACTGGGCAGCCGGGGGCGACGACTTCACCCTTTCTCTCAATACAATACTCAGCCTGTTTGCCTTTTACCGCAAGGACAGGCACAATTGGGATAACACACTGGACTTTGCTTATGGGTTTGTGCGTACCACCAGTACCGGCAGCCGTAAAAATGATGACCGTCTTGACCTGTTGTCCAAATACGGTTATGCCATTGCACCCAAGTGGAACATTGCAACTCTTTTTAATTTTCGTACGCAGAGCTTTAAAGGTTACCAATTTCATAGCGATAATACCAAAACACTTATTTCTAACTTTTTATCGCCCGGTTATGTACTGTTCAGCATAGGTATGGATTACCGGCCCAATCAATGGCTATCTGTCTATCTTTCTCCCATCACCACCCGCTGGGTTATTGTAAAAGATGATAGCTTATCTCAAAAGGGACTGTATGGAGTACCTGCCGGCAAACACAGCCATAATGAAATTGGCGCTTTTGTAACAGCCTCTTTTCTTAAGGACCTGGCAAAGAACATCACCTATAAGGGGCGCCTGGACTTGTTTAGTAACTATAAACACAATCCGCAGAATATAGACATCACTATGACCAATATATTGGCCATTAAACTCTGGAAGTCGCTGGCCCTTACCTGGAATGTAGACATCGTCTACGATGATGACACCCGCATATTTGGCCCTAATGGCACATCAGCCCGCACGCAGTTCAAGTCGCTGGTAGGCGTAGGCCTGGCCCTTCGCTTTTAATTGGCGACAGTTATAAACTATTGTTTGTACCTTATTTCTTTCTATCAGCGCGATAGAAAAGGCACCCTATTTGTAATCCCTTCCTTCTTGAATGATTTGTGTGATCATAGGGCAAAACGTTTATAGTATGAACCGGTATGTAATAGCAGCCTTTGTAATTGTGGTTCTTATGATTCCCGTGAGCTTTTTCTGGCACGACCTGCAGCGGGTTTTTGGAAACAAGCTTCCCGTAGTAGAAGCTGGTATGAATGGTGACCAGCCAAAGAAGGATAAAAAAGAGAAGAAGAAAAAGGAAGACAAAAAAGAAGAGAAAACAGCAGAGGCGCCACCGTCTACCAATGTACTCGTTACCCAAAAATGGAGCATGCCAAAAGAGCTGACCGAAATATCAGGTATGGCCTTTCTTGGTAACAACCAGTTTGCCTGTATTCAGGATGAAGACGGTAGTATTTTTATTTATAATACGGCCACCAATAAAGTGGATAAAGAAATTCCCTTTGGTAAACATGGTGATTATGAAGGCATTGCCGTAGTAGGTAGTACGGCATATGTATTGCGCTCAGATGGAACCCTGTTTGAGGTGACGAACTATTTAGGAAACAATCCTTCGACACAGAAGTATAAAACTTCCCTCACCTCCCAGCAAGATGTAGAGGGGTTGTGTTATGATAAAAACAACAACCGCTTGTTGTTAGCCATTAAAGGCATCGACTCTCACTCCAACGACTATAAAGGCATTTATGCTTTCAATCTTTCTACCAAACAGTTAGCCCCAAATCCTGTTTACAAGATCGATCTAAACGACAAGATCTGGGATGACCTAAAAGAAAAGAAAGCCCAGCACCGCATGCAGCCTTCCGATATTGCCATTCACCCCACCACCGGCGATCTGTATCTTGTAGACGGCCCAAGGCCCAAGCTGTTGGTCATGGACACCCAAGGCCATCTTAAAAGAGTATATAACATTTCCAGAGCTGACTTCAAGCAGCCTGAAGGTCTGTCTTTTACACCTGCGGGCGAGCTCTACATATCCAGTGAAGGAGTGGAGGGTGCGGGGGTGCTGGCGAGGGTGGAGATAGAGAACTAGGATTTTCAGGAAGGGAAGGGAATGATGAACAAGGAACAAGGAATGATGAATATAGAAGGGAGGAAATGTTCAATGCTCAACTTTCAATACTCAATGTTCAATGAAGAGAGATAGAATTGGGAATTAGGGATTTGGAATTCGGAGGGAAAAGAGAGAAATTGTCAATGCTCTAGTATCAATGTTCAGGGTATAAGGGAGAAAAGAACTTGCTCTACAGGCAAGGGTTTTGTATCTTTAAGCTTCTTCTTTTAGGGCATCTTCAGCCTTTCTTATTCCACTTTTCTTTACTATTTATATGTGTTTATAGCAATGAACGGACGGCGGCATACGGCTCTAGGTACGGGTGAGGTAGGGCCAAGGATCGGCCGAGGTACGGGTGAGATACGGAGTTAAGTAGGCTCCCATACGGAGTAACCTAGTATTCTATACGGAGTAACCATGAAGGGACAGAGGAGGAGTAATGAAGGAACAGAGGAGTAGCAGGCAAGGAACAAGGGAATAATGAACAAGGAACAAGGAATGATGAATATAGAAGGGAGGAAATGTTCAATGCTCAACTTTCAATACTCAATGTTCAATGAAGAGAGATGGAATTGATAAAGGAAAAGCACTCCACTTAACGGAGTGCTTTTCCTTTTTAGAGATTTACTTTTTTCATCACTCTTTTAAATCCTGTTAATCCTACTAATCCAAACCAATCCGCGGTCCTCGTTTTCTCCTTTGCTCTGTGCGACACTATCTAGTGCGAAGCGCTCTTCTTAGCGGCTTATAGAGCCGGCTGAGCAGCAATTAATCCATTTCTTTTAGCAGTTCATGCGGGGTGGAATTGTAAAGCACCTATTCCCATGACTAATTTTCCGCATACGAAACAAACTGTCTATGATCCTTAAGATTTTGAAATGGACGGGTATCATTATCCTGATCCTTGTTTTAGGAGCCACCCTTACGGTAGCCCTTCGCCAGCACCTCACTTACGAACGCCCTTATCCGAATATCAAAGCCTCTACCGATCCGGCTATTATTGCTAAGGGTAAACATATTGTGCTGGGCCCTGGCCATTGTGCCGACTGCCATAGTAAGGTGAAGAATGTGGATTCTGTTTTAAAGGTGGGTGGGGAAGTGCCCCTAACGGGTGGCAATACCTTTGACCTGCCCTTTGGTGTGTTTTACACACGTAACCTGACACCGGATAAAGAAACCGGTATTGGCAACCTGACCGATGGGGAGATAGCCCGGGTATTGCGTTATAGTGTGAAGAAAAATGGCGAAGCGGTGTTACCTTTCATGCAAGCCCAGAATTTCAGCGATGCTGATATTACAGCCGTTATTTCTTACCTACGCTCGCTAAAGCCTATCTCTAATAAAGTACCTGATCACGATTACAACATAATGGGAAGAGTGATCAAGGCCTTTATGCTGAAGCCGCAAGGTCCTACCGAACCGGTGCGCACCGACTTGAAAGCCGATTCATCAATTGAATATGGCCGCTATATGGTAATGGCTGTGGCCAACTGTAATGAGTGCCACACCAAGCGAGATGAGATTGGCAACTATGTAGGTAAGCCCATGGCGGGTGGTGGCCCATTTGTAGAAGAAGGCAAAACCACACTTACACCTCCCAATCTTACGCCACACCCAACCAGCCGCATTTATGGCTGGACAGAGCAAAACTTTATTGACCGCTTCCGCATGGGTCGTGTTATACAACATAGCCATATGCCTTGGGAGTCATTTGGTCGCATGAGCGATACTGAGTTGAAGGCGATTTATAACTATCTGAAAAGTTTGCCGCCAACCCCGACGGAGGAAGCTAAGAGCACCCCGGGTACCTAAAGGGGAGCACCAGCGCGGCGAAGGCCAGGCAGAATATTGAACAAGGAACAAGGAATGATGAATAATGAGTGATGCGTAAGGAGTAATGAGAGAGGGAATGTTCAATGGAGAAGTAAGAAAACAAAAAGCACTCCATAACTAGATGTCCATATGTAAACAGCAGCCCTGTCTATAGGGCTGCTTTATTATGGTGGCAGGCATTCACAAAATTGCTAGTTTCTTTAGAGCGCTCATACTCTACCTAGACAATTCCTCTTTCTTTTCTCCGCTCACAGCCTTATGTATGGTCACCCCTTCAGCCTCTATGATAACTTTAAGCGCTTTTTCTGTTCCTGCATTCCCAAACACGTTGTATGCATTCAAAATGTCATTCATCTTAAAACGGTGAGTGATAAGTTTCTTGGGCTCCAGTTTGCCTGATGCCACTGTCTTTAATAACATAGGCGTTGTGTATGTGCTAACCAATCCTGTAGTCATTGTTATGTTTTTTATCCATAATTTATCCAGCTGCAGATCTACGCCATGCCCAAATACACCTATAACAGCCAAGTGTCCACCCGGGCGTACAATGCGCTGACACACATCGAAGGAAGCCGGCAAACCGACGGCTTCAATTGCCACATCGACACCGTCTTTTGTTTCAACCATAACCCTTTGTACTGGGTCTTCAGTTTCTGAGTTGATAACATGCGTAGCACCAAATCGTTTTGCAACAGACAGGCGGTTGTTATCCATATCTACCATATAGATCTTGGCAGGAGAATAAAATTGGGCGGTTAATAAGGCTGCCAACCCAATAGGACCGGAACCAATAATAGCTATTGTATCGCCGGGCTTCACACGGCCATTTAAAACACCGATTTCATAGCCGGTAGGCAAGATATCACTCAACATTACCAACGCTTCTTCATCTGATCCAGGAGGGATGTGGTGAAGGCTATTATCTGCATGGGGTATGCATACATATTCTGCTTGTGTGCCATTGATCAGATGGCCTAAGATCCAGCCTCCGTCTTCACAATGGGCATACATGCCTTTTTTGCAATACTCGCAGGTGCCGTCTGAAGTAATGCAGGAAATAAGTACATGGTCACCTTTCTTAAAGTTGCGAACGGCAGTTCCCACTTCTTGTACTATACCTACACCTTCATGTCCTAGTGTTGTTCCGGGTTTCACGTCGGGCACCTTCCCTTTTATTATGCCTAAGTCGGTGCCACATATCGTAGTCATTGTTATTTTAATCAATGCATCTGTAGGCTTATTGAGTGTTGGAACTGCTACTTCTTTTAGTTCTATACTTTCTGGCCCATTGTAGACAAGGGCCCTCATGGTATTTTTCATAAGTAAAATTCTTAAGTGGTTATAAAAGAAGAAAAACCATTGCGTTCTGCACGGCACCAAGTGTTGGTGTTGAAATAGCTATAATAAGCTGTTCACTGCTTGCCACACTTAGCCTGGCGCAGACTACCTATTTTAAAGCTTTCTTGTTGAAGTTAGATGTAAGTCAATCGCCCTTTAATGACGGCCGTCACTTATAGACATGACTTCAGTTTATGATTTGACTGAAGCAGTTTAAGG
This genomic interval from Flavisolibacter tropicus contains the following:
- a CDS encoding DUF3078 domain-containing protein; translated protein: MKKMLLLCCLLYAGLLMAQDTTVRDLRKQTERTIKKDSADTTNWVWKTGGLYTLTVSQGSLSNWAAGGDDFTLSLNTILSLFAFYRKDRHNWDNTLDFAYGFVRTTSTGSRKNDDRLDLLSKYGYAIAPKWNIATLFNFRTQSFKGYQFHSDNTKTLISNFLSPGYVLFSIGMDYRPNQWLSVYLSPITTRWVIVKDDSLSQKGLYGVPAGKHSHNEIGAFVTASFLKDLAKNITYKGRLDLFSNYKHNPQNIDITMTNILAIKLWKSLALTWNVDIVYDDDTRIFGPNGTSARTQFKSLVGVGLALRF
- a CDS encoding SdiA-regulated domain-containing protein, with translation MNRYVIAAFVIVVLMIPVSFFWHDLQRVFGNKLPVVEAGMNGDQPKKDKKEKKKKEDKKEEKTAEAPPSTNVLVTQKWSMPKELTEISGMAFLGNNQFACIQDEDGSIFIYNTATNKVDKEIPFGKHGDYEGIAVVGSTAYVLRSDGTLFEVTNYLGNNPSTQKYKTSLTSQQDVEGLCYDKNNNRLLLAIKGIDSHSNDYKGIYAFNLSTKQLAPNPVYKIDLNDKIWDDLKEKKAQHRMQPSDIAIHPTTGDLYLVDGPRPKLLVMDTQGHLKRVYNISRADFKQPEGLSFTPAGELYISSEGVEGAGVLARVEIEN
- a CDS encoding c-type cytochrome, whose amino-acid sequence is MILKILKWTGIIILILVLGATLTVALRQHLTYERPYPNIKASTDPAIIAKGKHIVLGPGHCADCHSKVKNVDSVLKVGGEVPLTGGNTFDLPFGVFYTRNLTPDKETGIGNLTDGEIARVLRYSVKKNGEAVLPFMQAQNFSDADITAVISYLRSLKPISNKVPDHDYNIMGRVIKAFMLKPQGPTEPVRTDLKADSSIEYGRYMVMAVANCNECHTKRDEIGNYVGKPMAGGGPFVEEGKTTLTPPNLTPHPTSRIYGWTEQNFIDRFRMGRVIQHSHMPWESFGRMSDTELKAIYNYLKSLPPTPTEEAKSTPGT
- a CDS encoding zinc-dependent alcohol dehydrogenase family protein, translated to MKNTMRALVYNGPESIELKEVAVPTLNKPTDALIKITMTTICGTDLGIIKGKVPDVKPGTTLGHEGVGIVQEVGTAVRNFKKGDHVLISCITSDGTCEYCKKGMYAHCEDGGWILGHLINGTQAEYVCIPHADNSLHHIPPGSDEEALVMLSDILPTGYEIGVLNGRVKPGDTIAIIGSGPIGLAALLTAQFYSPAKIYMVDMDNNRLSVAKRFGATHVINSETEDPVQRVMVETKDGVDVAIEAVGLPASFDVCQRIVRPGGHLAVIGVFGHGVDLQLDKLWIKNITMTTGLVSTYTTPMLLKTVASGKLEPKKLITHRFKMNDILNAYNVFGNAGTEKALKVIIEAEGVTIHKAVSGEKKEELSR